From Halotia branconii CENA392, the proteins below share one genomic window:
- a CDS encoding Txe/YoeB family addiction module toxin: protein MRSIVFHEDTLQTYEYLRETNKTIHKQLFNIIKEMQKGDPTQRTGKPEALKYELAGYYSRRLSDKDRLIYSFDEDSIYIIAIGGHYE, encoded by the coding sequence ATGCGATCAATCGTATTTCATGAGGACACTCTGCAAACCTATGAATATTTAAGAGAAACTAATAAAACTATTCACAAACAATTGTTTAATATCATCAAAGAAATGCAAAAAGGAGATCCCACGCAAAGAACAGGAAAACCTGAAGCTTTGAAGTATGAATTAGCTGGATATTATTCAAGAAGACTATCTGATAAAGATCGATTAATCTATAGTTTTGATGAAGACAGCATATACATCATAGCGATTGGTGGGCATTATGAATAA
- a CDS encoding XisI protein: MDKVALYRQYIQQLIQAKADRSMKSSQNVEAQPIFDTERDRYQLVYVGWKQNDIRDYGCLLHLDIKNGKIWIQYDATEDGIAYELLKLGVPHQDIVLGFQPPRVCSDTEFAVS, encoded by the coding sequence ATGGATAAAGTAGCTCTCTACAGGCAATACATTCAACAACTAATCCAAGCAAAAGCTGATCGCTCGATGAAATCGTCACAGAATGTTGAGGCTCAACCTATTTTTGATACGGAGCGCGATCGCTATCAATTAGTGTATGTGGGTTGGAAGCAAAACGATATCAGGGATTATGGATGTTTGCTACATTTGGATATTAAGAATGGCAAGATTTGGATTCAATATGATGCCACGGAAGATGGTATTGCTTATGAGTTATTAAAATTAGGTGTACCACATCAAGATATAGTTTTGGGTTTTCAACCTCCTAGGGTGTGTTCTGATACAGAGTTTGCTGTAAGTTAG
- a CDS encoding COR domain-containing protein, whose product MTQDELLQLINRAAAEGWQELDLSGHVLTELPVEIGKLKQLNLRNNQITQIPKAIAKLTNLRQLNLRNNQITQIPEAIAKLTNLRQLSLYNNQIIQIPEAIAKLTNLRTLDLSYNQITQIPEAIAKLTNLRQLSLYNNQIAQVPEAIAKLTNLTTLYLSGNQITQIPEAIAKLINLTTLDLSGNQITQIPEAIAKLTNLTTLDLSGNQITQIPEAIAKLTNLTTLDLSGNQITQIPEVIAKLTNLTTLRLHKNQITQIPLEILNSKNVKEILNYLRQIRTNETRPLHEAKLLLIGQGSVGKTSLIERLIRNKYDKNQSQTDGLNVETWNVQVNSKDIRLNVWDFGGQEIYHATHQFFLTKRSLYLLVCNCRTSEEENRIEYWLKLIESFGGQSPVIIVGNKKDEQPLDINRKALREKYPNIQAIIETSCQDNTGIDELRTAILQQIANLKEVYDLLPLTWFDVKQKLESMPQDFISYNRYIGICHENKIPEEQNQEQLIDLLHRLGLVLNFREHPILKDTNVLKPNWVTEGIYALLSDESLKTKTKGIFTPADFTRILNPNRYPIKRHGYLIGLMKEFELCFALECQPPQFLIAGLLPKDQPGETELHGETLEFQYHYKVLPKSIISRFIVITHEKIHNQIYWRSGVMLAYQENNEIYNIARIKADPEDKKIFITISGRKETRRLFLGILRDVFQKIHKSLPNLEITEWVPVPGYPKHPPLDYQELLGLESMGESKIIIGKLKLKLDLRQLLDGYEDIGTRQRKSKGDQFIDVDDSPITVNVNVSDRRSKTINQHGEGDNFAGDNVKGNKTAPR is encoded by the coding sequence ATGACGCAGGATGAGTTGTTGCAACTGATAAATCGCGCGGCAGCTGAGGGTTGGCAAGAGTTAGACCTGTCGGGGCATGTGTTGACTGAGTTACCTGTGGAGATTGGTAAGCTGAAGCAGCTTAACCTCCGTAACAACCAAATTACCCAGATTCCAAAGGCGATAGCTAAATTAACCAATCTCAGGCAGCTTAACCTCCGTAACAACCAAATTACCCAAATTCCAGAGGCGATAGCTAAATTAACCAATCTTAGGCAGCTTTCCCTTTATAACAACCAAATTATCCAGATTCCAGAGGCAATAGCTAAATTAACTAATCTGAGAACACTCGATCTCAGTTACAACCAAATTACCCAGATTCCCGAGGCGATAGCTAAATTAACCAATCTTAGGCAGCTTTCCCTCTATAACAACCAAATTGCCCAGGTTCCAGAAGCGATAGCTAAGTTAACCAATCTAACAACGCTTTACCTCAGTGGTAACCAAATTACCCAGATTCCAGAGGCGATAGCTAAATTAATCAATCTGACAACACTTGACCTCAGCGGCAACCAAATTACCCAGATTCCAGAGGCGATAGCTAAATTAACCAATCTGACAACACTTGACCTCAGCGGCAACCAAATTACCCAGATTCCAGAGGCGATAGCTAAATTAACCAATCTGACAACACTTGACCTCAGCGGCAACCAAATTACCCAAATTCCAGAGGTGATAGCTAAATTAACCAATCTGACAACGCTTCGCCTCCATAAAAACCAAATTACTCAAATTCCATTAGAAATTCTTAATTCAAAAAATGTAAAAGAGATTTTGAATTACTTGAGGCAAATTCGCACAAATGAAACTCGACCATTACACGAAGCCAAACTCTTGCTCATCGGACAAGGTAGCGTCGGCAAAACATCCCTCATCGAGCGACTAATCCGCAATAAATACGATAAAAATCAATCCCAAACCGATGGACTGAATGTAGAAACTTGGAACGTGCAGGTCAATAGCAAAGACATCCGCCTGAATGTTTGGGACTTTGGCGGACAGGAAATTTATCATGCCACCCATCAGTTTTTTCTGACTAAGCGCAGCCTCTATCTCCTCGTTTGTAATTGTCGCACCAGCGAAGAAGAAAACCGCATTGAATATTGGCTGAAACTAATCGAAAGCTTTGGCGGACAATCCCCCGTGATTATTGTTGGCAACAAAAAAGACGAACAACCCCTCGACATCAACCGCAAAGCGTTACGCGAGAAATATCCCAATATTCAAGCGATTATCGAAACTTCCTGCCAAGATAATACCGGCATTGATGAACTTCGCACCGCCATTTTGCAGCAAATCGCCAACCTCAAAGAAGTCTACGACCTTCTACCGCTGACATGGTTTGATGTTAAACAAAAACTCGAATCCATGCCTCAAGACTTCATCAGCTACAACCGCTATATCGGCATCTGCCACGAAAACAAGATTCCTGAAGAACAAAACCAAGAGCAACTCATAGACTTGCTGCACCGACTCGGCTTAGTTCTCAACTTCCGCGAGCATCCCATCCTCAAAGATACTAATGTCCTCAAACCCAACTGGGTTACAGAAGGCATTTATGCCCTTCTAAGCGATGAAAGCCTCAAAACTAAAACCAAAGGCATCTTCACCCCCGCCGATTTCACCCGCATCCTCAATCCAAATCGCTATCCCATCAAGCGTCACGGCTATCTAATCGGGCTGATGAAAGAATTTGAGCTTTGCTTTGCACTAGAATGTCAGCCACCACAATTCCTGATTGCGGGACTTCTACCCAAAGACCAACCAGGCGAAACAGAACTTCACGGCGAAACCCTCGAATTTCAATACCATTACAAAGTTCTTCCCAAAAGCATCATTTCCCGCTTCATCGTCATCACCCATGAGAAAATTCATAACCAAATCTATTGGCGCAGTGGCGTAATGCTTGCCTATCAAGAAAACAACGAAATCTACAACATCGCTCGCATCAAAGCCGATCCCGAAGACAAAAAAATTTTCATCACTATTAGCGGACGCAAAGAAACCCGGCGCTTATTTCTCGGCATCCTCCGCGATGTCTTCCAAAAAATCCACAAAAGTCTTCCCAATCTCGAAATCACCGAATGGGTTCCCGTCCCTGGCTATCCCAAACATCCACCCCTCGATTACCAAGAACTTCTCGGACTTGAATCGATGGGCGAAAGCAAAATCATCATCGGTAAACTAAAATTAAAACTCGATTTGCGTCAACTTTTAGATGGCTATGAAGACATTGGAACACGTCAAAGAAAGTCAAAAGGCGATCAATTTATTGATGTAGATGACTCACCTATTACAGTTAATGTCAATGTTAGCGATCGCCGTTCTAAAACCATTAACCAACATGGAGAAGGCGATAACTTTGCAGGCGATAATGTAAAAGGCAATAAAACAGCGCCTCGTTAG
- a CDS encoding DUF433 domain-containing protein: MNKRTQLLEVIAALPEELVDQALNYVQMLQNPIQITPKVCGGQARIRNTRIPVWTLVAYRQQGAPDEELLSNYPGLTAEDLSAAWHYYEQNPEQIDQEIAHDDLV, from the coding sequence ATGAATAAGAGGACTCAATTGCTCGAAGTAATTGCAGCTTTACCAGAGGAATTAGTTGACCAAGCATTAAATTACGTGCAAATGTTGCAAAATCCGATTCAGATTACACCAAAAGTTTGCGGGGGACAAGCGCGAATTAGAAATACACGAATTCCCGTATGGACTTTGGTAGCATATCGTCAACAAGGTGCCCCGGATGAAGAATTATTGTCAAATTATCCTGGATTGACTGCGGAAGATTTAAGTGCAGCTTGGCATTACTACGAACAAAATCCTGAACAAATCGATCAAGAAATTGCTCACGATGATTTAGTTTAA
- a CDS encoding DUF5615 family PIN-like protein yields MALQFYSNENFPIAMVNLLRLEGHDVLTSYEAGQANQGIPDDVVLQYATAIGRISITENRQDFIDLHRTAPNYAGMIIFKYDRDYSGKVKAIIDFLDEDSRTLQNRLLRVMKQNIKAVGQIFFVQEYGKS; encoded by the coding sequence ATGGCATTACAATTTTACTCTAATGAAAATTTTCCCATCGCAATGGTAAACTTACTCAGATTGGAGGGACACGATGTATTAACTTCCTACGAAGCAGGTCAAGCAAATCAAGGGATTCCTGACGATGTTGTTTTGCAGTATGCCACAGCGATAGGTCGCATTTCGATTACGGAAAATCGCCAAGATTTTATCGATCTACATCGCACTGCACCAAATTATGCTGGCATGATTATTTTTAAATACGATCGTGATTATTCTGGGAAAGTCAAGGCAATAATTGATTTTTTAGATGAGGATAGTCGAACCTTACAGAATCGTTTGTTGCGGGTTATGAAGCAAAATATAAAAGCAGTCGGACAGATTTTTTTCGTACAGGAGTATGGTAAAAGTTGA
- a CDS encoding DUF4926 domain-containing protein yields the protein MLATSNKLNLLDIVALKTPLFEHNLLAGQVGTIVEVLAPEVYEVEFSDEDGQTYATQALPAHQLLKLYYKPLKTMSNTINQFGKGDNVAGDKIQNDFQKATIGIVAQNQAQATVNNLNQTSGASVAEIMQIISTMRQTVAQFPPDIRDDMIIDIDDVEVEIQKPEQERNLPKLKKRLLALLTAATVVAAPIAGMTDFTNNVLEIANKVGIELKLPSGK from the coding sequence ATGCTTGCAACTTCAAACAAACTCAATTTATTAGATATTGTTGCTCTTAAAACTCCCTTATTTGAACATAACCTCCTTGCAGGTCAAGTGGGAACTATTGTCGAAGTCCTCGCCCCTGAAGTATACGAAGTAGAATTTAGCGATGAGGACGGTCAAACCTATGCCACGCAAGCCTTACCAGCCCATCAGCTTCTTAAACTCTATTACAAACCCCTAAAAACTATGTCTAACACCATCAATCAATTCGGCAAAGGCGATAACGTTGCAGGTGATAAAATCCAAAATGACTTCCAAAAGGCAACTATTGGAATTGTTGCTCAAAACCAAGCCCAAGCCACAGTAAACAACCTTAATCAAACAAGCGGCGCAAGCGTAGCAGAAATAATGCAAATCATCAGCACCATGCGCCAAACTGTAGCCCAATTCCCGCCAGACATCCGCGACGACATGATTATTGATATTGATGATGTAGAAGTAGAAATTCAAAAGCCAGAACAAGAACGCAATTTACCCAAACTCAAAAAGCGTCTACTAGCTTTACTAACTGCTGCTACTGTAGTCGCTGCCCCGATCGCAGGTATGACAGATTTCACAAACAATGTTCTGGAAATAGCGAACAAAGTAGGCATAGAACTAAAGCTTCCCTCTGGTAAATAG
- a CDS encoding transposase yields MRKLTDPDKQEILKLYRETAETTSTLAERYDVSNSTISRLLKSTLPEDEYEYLVSLKRAARTPEGRAQVNYEQLPLLSQPEPEKELPSRENQRLKLPDIESPKTVVEAKTYPEEDEDEDLTSDSRRVRRRSSAMEKPKLRSAKRLETVEEKPPEIASIPSPIPADERPEATVIAQMLGEDLLDESEDLDDLEEDDLDDLEEDDYEDDDDYFEGSRPLVTRRRLGEIPVQVLPLSAAPLPKTCYLVIDRASELITRPLKDFGDLGQIPSLETQQRTLPVFDNHRVAKRFSTKRDRVIKVPDSKLLHKASIHLQAKGITRLLIDGQVYSLSLV; encoded by the coding sequence GTGAGAAAATTAACAGATCCTGACAAGCAAGAAATCCTAAAGTTATATCGAGAAACTGCTGAAACAACCTCAACTTTAGCAGAACGCTATGACGTGAGTAACTCCACAATTAGCCGTCTGCTCAAAAGCACCTTACCAGAAGATGAGTACGAATATCTCGTTTCTTTAAAACGTGCTGCTAGAACTCCTGAAGGCAGGGCGCAGGTAAACTATGAGCAGTTACCTTTACTAAGTCAACCAGAGCCAGAAAAGGAACTTCCCAGTCGCGAAAACCAACGCTTGAAGTTACCAGATATTGAGTCACCAAAGACAGTAGTAGAGGCAAAAACTTACCCCGAAGAAGATGAGGATGAGGATTTAACCTCTGATAGTAGACGAGTGCGACGGCGCTCCTCGGCGATGGAAAAACCAAAGCTGAGGTCCGCCAAGCGATTAGAAACTGTAGAAGAAAAGCCGCCGGAAATAGCCAGCATTCCCAGCCCTATACCAGCGGATGAACGACCAGAAGCAACCGTCATTGCCCAAATGCTGGGTGAAGATTTGCTAGATGAGTCGGAAGATTTAGACGATTTAGAAGAGGACGATTTAGACGATTTAGAAGAAGACGATTATGAAGATGATGATGATTATTTTGAGGGGTCAAGACCTTTAGTTACCAGACGAAGGTTGGGTGAAATACCAGTTCAAGTCCTGCCATTGTCAGCAGCCCCTTTACCCAAGACTTGCTATTTGGTAATTGACCGCGCCTCCGAATTGATTACTCGACCACTCAAAGATTTTGGCGACTTAGGACAAATTCCTAGCCTGGAAACACAGCAAAGAACTTTGCCAGTGTTTGATAATCACCGAGTGGCAAAGCGCTTTTCTACCAAGCGCGATCGCGTCATTAAAGTCCCTGATAGTAAACTGTTACACAAGGCTAGTATTCACTTACAAGCCAAAGGTATCACACGACTTTTAATTGATGGTCAGGTTTACTCTCTGTCTCTGGTCTAA
- a CDS encoding ADP-ribosylglycohydrolase family protein, whose protein sequence is MLTAAKTLSGLMGLCVGDALGVPVEFTSRAERVKSPVTKMQGYGTWNQPPGTWSDDSSLTFCLAESLCRGYSLDAIANSFWRWYKAAYWTPRGDLFDIGQTTHAAIMRLKQGVLPHQAGGKVENSNGNGSLMRILPMAYCHQTLTFSELISRVHDVSAITHAHLRSQMACGIYITIAVELLKGANPQTAYLQGLENIQKIYSAREHILEKPHFGRVLGGEIAQVPIEEINSGGYVIDTLEASLWCLLNSSSYSETVLKAVNLGGDADTTAAVTGGLAGIYYGVENIPQEWINQIARKNDIINLAMRFAAAVYNS, encoded by the coding sequence ATGCTAACCGCTGCAAAAACATTATCTGGTTTGATGGGTTTATGTGTCGGTGATGCGTTGGGTGTACCAGTAGAGTTTACTAGCCGTGCTGAACGAGTTAAATCCCCGGTGACAAAGATGCAGGGTTATGGCACATGGAATCAACCGCCGGGAACTTGGTCTGATGATAGTTCTTTAACGTTTTGCTTGGCAGAAAGCCTTTGTAGAGGTTATTCCCTAGATGCCATAGCTAATTCCTTCTGGCGTTGGTACAAAGCGGCTTACTGGACTCCCCGTGGCGACTTGTTTGATATTGGTCAAACAACCCATGCGGCAATTATGCGCCTCAAACAGGGAGTTTTACCCCACCAAGCCGGCGGCAAGGTAGAAAACAGTAATGGCAATGGTTCCTTGATGAGAATCTTGCCGATGGCGTACTGTCATCAGACCTTAACTTTTAGCGAATTAATTTCGCGGGTGCATGATGTTTCGGCAATTACTCATGCTCATTTGCGATCGCAGATGGCCTGCGGCATTTACATTACTATTGCAGTAGAGCTATTAAAAGGGGCTAATCCTCAAACAGCTTATTTACAAGGCTTAGAAAATATCCAAAAAATCTATTCTGCTCGTGAACATATCTTAGAGAAGCCCCATTTTGGCAGAGTCTTGGGTGGTGAAATTGCCCAAGTGCCAATTGAAGAAATTAATTCTGGCGGCTATGTGATTGATACTTTGGAAGCGTCTTTATGGTGCTTATTAAATAGCTCATCCTACTCAGAGACTGTATTGAAGGCTGTCAACTTAGGCGGTGATGCGGATACTACGGCTGCGGTTACTGGTGGATTAGCCGGAATTTATTACGGTGTGGAAAATATTCCCCAAGAATGGATCAATCAAATCGCCCGTAAAAATGACATCATTAACTTGGCAATGCGTTTTGCAGCGGCTGTTTATAATTCGTAA